In Streptomyces asoensis, a single genomic region encodes these proteins:
- a CDS encoding LysR family transcriptional regulator, with protein sequence MDLGEREPGPGPDLRQLRCLVAIVDEGGFTDAAAVLGVSQAAVSRTLASLERALGARLLRRTSRTVTPTATGLRVAAHARRVLAEVDALVQDAASGHTRLRIGYAWSALGRHTLDFQRQWAAQRPETDLQLVRVNSASAGLAEGACDMAVVRRPLEGRRFDSAIVGLERRLCALAADDPLARRRSVRLADLGGRTLLIDRRTGTTTPELWPPDARPATEETHDVDDWLTVIATGRSVGMTAESTANQYPRPGVVYRPVRDAEPVAVRLVWWRDDPHPATQAVVELLTTLYRAP encoded by the coding sequence ATGGATCTGGGAGAGCGGGAGCCGGGGCCGGGACCGGATCTGCGGCAGTTGCGGTGCCTGGTGGCGATCGTGGACGAGGGCGGGTTCACCGACGCGGCCGCCGTGCTCGGCGTCTCGCAGGCGGCCGTGTCACGCACCCTGGCCTCGCTGGAACGGGCGCTGGGAGCAAGGCTGCTGCGGCGGACGTCGCGGACCGTGACACCGACCGCGACGGGGCTGCGGGTCGCGGCCCACGCGCGACGGGTGCTGGCCGAGGTGGACGCCCTCGTACAGGACGCGGCCTCGGGGCACACCCGGCTGCGCATCGGCTACGCCTGGTCGGCGCTCGGCCGCCACACCCTCGACTTCCAGCGCCAGTGGGCGGCGCAGCGCCCGGAGACCGACCTCCAGCTGGTGCGGGTGAACTCCGCGAGCGCCGGTCTCGCCGAGGGCGCCTGCGACATGGCGGTGGTCCGCAGGCCCCTGGAGGGCAGGCGGTTCGACTCGGCGATCGTCGGCCTGGAGCGGCGCCTGTGCGCGCTGGCCGCCGACGACCCGCTGGCCCGGCGCCGGTCGGTGCGGCTCGCCGATCTCGGCGGCCGGACCCTGCTCATCGACCGCCGGACCGGCACCACCACGCCCGAGCTGTGGCCGCCCGACGCCCGTCCCGCCACGGAGGAGACGCACGACGTCGACGACTGGCTGACGGTGATCGCCACCGGCCGCAGCGTCGGCATGACCGCCGAGTCGACCGCCAACCAGTACCCGCGGCCCGGCGTCGTCTACCGGCCGGTGCGCGACGCCGAGCCCGTGGCCGTCCGGCTGGTGTGGTGGCGTGACGACCCGCATCCCGCGACCCAGGCCGTGGTCGAGCTGCTCACCACGCTGTACCGCGCACCGTGA